The following are encoded in a window of Solibacillus sp. FSL R7-0668 genomic DNA:
- the rho gene encoding transcription termination factor Rho, with translation MTALTIAQLESMTLKELYALAKQYKLTNASKLNKKELIFAILKSRSEQEGFFFMEGVLEIIPTDGFGFLRPINYSPSKEDIYISASQIRRFDLRNGDKVSGKVRPPKENERYYGLLQVDAVNGEDPEVAKERVHFPALTPLYPDRHMKLETTSSNLSTRIMDLVAPVGFGQRGLIVAPPKAGKTSLLKEIANSITTNYPEAELIVLLIDERPEEVTDIERSVKADVVSSTFDQVPENHVKVAEMVLERARRLVEHKRDVIILMDSITRLARAYNLVIPPSGRTLSGGIDPAAFHRPKRFFGSARNIEDGGSLTILATALVDTGSRMDEVIYEEFKGTGNLELHLDRNLAERRIFPALDIRRSGTRKEELLIPKDQLDKLWAIRKTFSDSSDFAEKFLRKLRPTKSNEEFFAKLDADMKKATNGKGLL, from the coding sequence ATGACAGCATTAACAATTGCTCAATTAGAAAGCATGACGTTAAAAGAATTATATGCTTTGGCAAAGCAATACAAGTTAACAAATGCGAGTAAACTAAATAAAAAGGAACTGATTTTTGCAATTTTAAAATCTCGTTCTGAACAAGAGGGCTTCTTTTTCATGGAAGGCGTACTAGAAATTATTCCTACAGATGGTTTCGGTTTCTTACGTCCAATCAACTATTCGCCATCAAAGGAAGATATTTATATTTCAGCTTCACAAATTCGCCGTTTTGATTTACGAAACGGGGATAAAGTTTCAGGGAAAGTGCGCCCGCCGAAAGAAAATGAGCGTTACTACGGCTTATTACAAGTAGATGCCGTAAATGGGGAGGATCCTGAAGTTGCAAAAGAGCGTGTCCATTTCCCTGCTTTAACACCACTTTACCCAGATCGTCATATGAAATTAGAAACTACATCTAGCAATCTTTCAACGCGTATTATGGATTTAGTAGCGCCAGTTGGTTTTGGTCAACGTGGTTTAATCGTAGCGCCTCCAAAAGCGGGGAAAACATCTTTATTAAAAGAAATTGCGAATTCAATTACAACGAATTATCCTGAAGCAGAGTTGATTGTATTATTAATTGACGAGCGCCCAGAAGAGGTAACAGATATTGAACGTTCGGTAAAAGCTGATGTTGTTTCATCGACATTTGACCAAGTGCCTGAAAATCATGTGAAAGTTGCGGAAATGGTATTGGAGCGCGCGCGTCGTTTAGTAGAGCATAAGCGCGATGTCATCATATTAATGGATTCGATTACACGTCTTGCACGTGCCTACAACTTAGTTATTCCGCCAAGTGGACGTACATTATCAGGTGGGATTGACCCAGCTGCATTCCATCGTCCAAAACGATTCTTCGGTTCGGCGCGTAATATTGAAGATGGCGGTAGCTTAACGATTTTAGCGACAGCACTAGTAGATACAGGTAGCCGTATGGATGAAGTCATTTACGAAGAATTTAAAGGTACAGGTAACTTGGAGCTTCACTTAGACCGTAATTTAGCAGAACGTCGTATTTTCCCTGCGCTTGATATTCGTCGCTCAGGTACACGTAAGGAAGAGCTGCTTATTCCAAAAGATCAGCTTGATAAATTATGGGCCATTCGTAAAACCTTCAGTGACTCTTCAGACTTTGCGGAGAAGTTTTTACGCAAATTACGTCCCACAAAATCAAATGAAGAATTTTTTGCAAAGCTTGATGCCGATATGAAAAAAGCAACGAACGGTAAAGGGCTGCTGTAA